One genomic region from Candidatus Caldarchaeum subterraneum encodes:
- a CDS encoding DNA-directed RNA polymerase subunit B has translation MATQLTKDELWDVFRSNLEDEGLVQHHLRSFNYFVKTGLQQLVNSMSDYEIKTKHGTVVVKFGQVTIDIPTKREIDAPNPQPLYPWEARLRNLTYEAPIYIKMSIYFDGKPIAPPENVWVGNIPVMVKSDICPLSKMTHDELLAHGEDPQDPGGYFIINGSERVIVGIEDLAPNRIIVTKKEGDSKPQYSAVILSAAHGRQVRVEVSYRKDSPVKVYFSRIYKGVPAIIMLRALGLTKDQEIANLISPLKEVQELLEPSFREAEGVETVEQALDYIGSRIAFGYAEEYRLEKAEQIVDTMFMLHLGTTKAARMKKAVHLCEMIGRVLETSLGLREPDDRDHYANKRLKLESALLTELYRMAFVKLLRDLRYQLERIIPTRQPISISTYVRHGIVSEFVKHAMATGNWPGGRVGVTQLLNRTNYLATLSHLRRVQSPLSRGQPHFEARDLHGTHWGRLCPCETPEGSNAGLVKNLALSAEVSFQANKKELLDRLFQLNVIPLNEIIAKRRPPPNVKVFVDGVLEGYHSNGVMLVNELRRLRREGIISQNINVALYTYGHVQEVVINTDEGRIRRPLIVVQNGQPLLQRQHVELIKRKTSKFRDLVSLGIIEYLDAEEEENAYVAISPDKVTNEHTHLEISSFAMLGVTASLIPYAEHNQSPRNVYEAAMAKQALGVFASNYALRTDSRSHLLVYPQRPIVTTRTADLIGIDKRPLGQNMVVAILTGKGYNMEDAVVLNRSSVERGLGLSLSWRIYEVEARQTPGGQRDKFGIPEPSVRGYRGEQFYRVLDKDGFAHIESDVSGGTVIVGMMSPPRFLEEYQRVPTREMVWRDSSETVQPSETGNVENIFITINAEGNLLVKAKVRSTCFTEIGDKFSSRHGQKGVVGMLIPQEDMPYTKDGIVPDLLINPHAFPSRMTIGQLIESLAGKLGSIKAEIVDGTPFLGKSLEELRAELEALGFKSSGRELLYNGATGKILEAEVFIGVVYYQRLHHLVRDKIHARARGQVQMLTRQPTEGRSRGGGLKFGEMERDCLIAYGASYLLLDRLLEQSDKYTAYFCEKCGMPCYYDLKQERFVCPVDGKDVRVKAVSMSYAFYLLLNEMMSMCIHPRILLEEPEV, from the coding sequence TTGGCGACGCAGCTTACTAAGGATGAGCTTTGGGATGTTTTCCGGTCAAACCTCGAAGACGAGGGGCTTGTTCAGCATCATCTCAGGTCCTTCAACTACTTTGTCAAGACAGGGCTTCAGCAGCTCGTCAACTCGATGAGCGACTACGAAATCAAAACCAAGCATGGAACAGTTGTCGTCAAGTTTGGGCAAGTTACGATAGACATACCTACGAAGAGGGAGATTGATGCGCCGAACCCTCAGCCTCTCTATCCATGGGAAGCGAGACTGCGTAACCTCACCTACGAGGCTCCCATCTATATCAAGATGAGCATCTACTTTGACGGCAAACCTATCGCCCCTCCCGAGAACGTCTGGGTCGGAAACATCCCCGTGATGGTGAAGAGCGACATCTGCCCACTCTCCAAGATGACGCATGACGAGCTCCTCGCACACGGCGAAGACCCACAGGACCCCGGCGGCTACTTCATCATAAACGGCTCCGAGAGAGTCATAGTCGGCATAGAGGACTTGGCACCTAACCGCATTATTGTCACCAAGAAAGAGGGAGACAGCAAACCACAATACTCCGCGGTGATTCTATCAGCCGCACATGGGCGCCAAGTAAGGGTTGAAGTCAGCTACCGAAAAGACTCACCGGTCAAGGTGTATTTCTCACGAATCTACAAAGGAGTGCCAGCGATAATCATGCTTAGAGCTCTTGGGCTAACCAAGGATCAGGAGATTGCGAACCTGATTTCGCCGCTTAAGGAGGTGCAGGAGCTTCTTGAGCCGAGTTTCCGCGAGGCCGAGGGTGTGGAGACCGTTGAGCAAGCTCTTGACTACATCGGTAGCAGGATAGCGTTTGGCTACGCGGAGGAGTATAGGCTTGAGAAGGCTGAGCAGATTGTTGACACGATGTTTATGCTTCATCTCGGGACAACAAAGGCGGCACGCATGAAGAAGGCGGTGCATCTCTGTGAGATGATTGGCCGCGTTCTTGAGACAAGCCTCGGCTTGAGGGAGCCAGATGACAGAGACCACTATGCCAACAAACGGCTCAAGCTCGAGTCAGCGTTGTTGACCGAACTCTACCGAATGGCCTTCGTCAAGCTCCTGCGGGACCTGCGCTACCAGCTGGAGAGGATAATACCGACACGCCAGCCCATATCAATCTCAACATACGTCCGCCACGGAATAGTTTCAGAGTTTGTTAAACACGCCATGGCCACGGGCAACTGGCCCGGTGGACGTGTCGGCGTAACCCAGCTACTAAACAGGACAAATTACCTAGCGACTCTCAGCCACTTACGTAGGGTGCAGTCGCCGCTGAGCAGGGGCCAGCCTCACTTCGAGGCCCGAGATCTTCACGGCACGCACTGGGGCCGTCTATGTCCATGCGAGACACCTGAGGGCAGCAACGCAGGTTTGGTGAAGAACCTCGCCCTCTCCGCAGAGGTATCTTTCCAGGCCAACAAGAAAGAATTGCTTGACAGGCTTTTCCAGCTAAACGTCATACCTCTAAACGAAATCATAGCCAAGCGCAGACCTCCGCCGAACGTCAAGGTCTTTGTTGACGGTGTGCTCGAGGGTTATCACAGCAACGGCGTGATGCTTGTCAACGAGCTTCGGAGGCTGCGTAGAGAGGGGATAATCAGCCAGAACATCAACGTGGCGCTCTACACCTACGGCCATGTTCAGGAAGTTGTGATAAACACGGATGAAGGCAGAATAAGGAGGCCTTTGATAGTTGTTCAAAACGGTCAGCCTCTTCTCCAGAGACAGCATGTCGAGCTCATAAAGAGAAAGACCTCAAAGTTCAGGGATTTGGTGAGCCTCGGCATCATAGAGTATCTCGACGCCGAAGAGGAGGAGAACGCGTACGTCGCCATATCACCTGACAAAGTCACCAACGAGCATACCCATCTCGAGATATCCTCCTTCGCCATGCTGGGTGTAACTGCTTCGCTGATACCCTACGCCGAGCATAACCAGTCACCGCGCAACGTCTACGAAGCAGCCATGGCTAAACAGGCGCTGGGCGTCTTCGCCTCCAACTATGCTCTCCGAACAGATTCCCGCAGCCATCTCCTAGTTTATCCGCAGAGGCCTATTGTCACTACAAGGACCGCTGACTTGATTGGAATAGATAAGCGGCCGTTGGGTCAGAACATGGTGGTTGCGATTTTGACGGGGAAAGGATACAACATGGAGGACGCCGTGGTGCTTAACAGGTCATCTGTCGAGAGAGGTCTCGGGCTTTCACTCAGCTGGAGAATTTACGAGGTTGAGGCGCGGCAGACACCGGGTGGGCAGAGGGACAAGTTCGGCATACCTGAGCCATCTGTGCGCGGATACAGAGGAGAACAGTTTTACAGAGTGCTTGACAAAGACGGTTTCGCACACATCGAGTCAGACGTCTCGGGCGGCACAGTTATAGTTGGTATGATGAGTCCGCCGCGTTTCCTCGAGGAGTATCAACGTGTTCCCACCCGTGAAATGGTTTGGAGAGACTCCTCGGAGACTGTTCAGCCAAGCGAAACAGGCAACGTCGAAAACATCTTCATCACAATAAATGCGGAGGGAAACCTTCTCGTCAAAGCCAAAGTTCGCTCCACCTGCTTCACAGAGATAGGCGACAAGTTTTCCTCGAGACATGGGCAGAAAGGAGTGGTCGGCATGCTGATTCCTCAGGAGGACATGCCATACACCAAGGATGGAATTGTTCCCGACCTTCTCATCAACCCCCACGCCTTTCCATCACGTATGACAATCGGCCAGTTGATTGAGAGTTTGGCGGGCAAGCTGGGAAGCATCAAAGCAGAGATAGTGGATGGCACACCTTTCCTCGGCAAATCACTGGAGGAGCTTAGGGCGGAACTGGAGGCCCTCGGGTTCAAGAGTAGTGGACGGGAGCTTCTCTACAACGGAGCAACTGGAAAGATCCTCGAGGCCGAGGTATTCATAGGCGTGGTCTACTACCAGCGGCTACATCACCTTGTCAGAGACAAAATCCACGCCCGCGCCCGTGGACAGGTCCAGATGCTCACCCGTCAGCCTACCGAGGGAAGGTCAAGAGGCGGAGGACTCAAGTTCGGCGAAATGGAGAGAGACTGCTTAATAGCCTACGGCGCATCCTACCTACTGCTCGACAGGCTTCTCGAGCAAAGCGACAAATACACCGCCTATTTCTGCGAGAAATGCGGCATGCCTTGTTACTATGACCTGAAGCAGGAGAGGTTTGTCTGCCCTGTTGACGGGAAAGACGTGCGTGTGAAAGCTGTCTCCATGTCTTACGCTTTCTATCTTCTCCTCAACGAGATGATGAGCATGTGTATACATCCGAGAATTTTGTTGGAGGAGCCGGAGGTATGA
- a CDS encoding DNA-directed RNA polymerase subunit A' has translation MSTAASVAGIRFGILSPDLIRKMSVAEIISPDTYDEDGLPIPTSVMDPRLGTLEPGQRCKTCGNTYLGCPGHFGRIELPVPVIHVGFAKTIYELLKSTCRSCGRILLPEDDCKKYHAELERLRANNLPFKNLIYKIKQKAMNTQVCPHCGEKQLKLELEKPTSFSEMSESGSTKLNPSTVRARLERIPDADLVLLDINPQTSRPEWMVLTVLPVPPVYVRPSITLESGYRSEDDLTHKLVDILRVTQRLRENIRAGSPSPVIEELSDLLQYHVTTYFNNEAVGVVPAKHRSGRILKTLAQRLKGKEGRFRLNLSGKRVDFSARTVISPDPNIRINEVGVPLEIAMQLTVAERVTPWNLEKMRTLVRNGSDKYPGARYIIRPDGKRVRLKFVANLEELATALEPGYVVERHLQDGDIVLFNRQPSLHRMSIMAHYVRVLPYKTLRLNPAVCTPYNADFDGDEMNLHVPQSEEAQTEARELLVVENNIISPRYGAPIIGVIRDFLTSLYLLTRDETKLTKSELAMLLAAIKYRGPIPPPAVKDPEPMWTGKQVFSLLLPKDFNHVTKSSFTNTEVVVKNGQLISGVIDKGSVGVEKANSILHRLARDYGSDVARQFLDNVVRLANTFIELKGFSFAVDDLYVPDQIHSDIQQIFKKSETEFSKLLAQYQTGEVEIPPGMTAEQAFEADVLKILSEARDSAGKLIRARVSQNSSAFIMAKTGARGTMLNLDQMIAVVGQQSVRRERVHRGYRKRVLSFFKQDDLSPRARGFVYNSFVSGLDPLEFFFHAVGGRDGLVDTAVRTQQSGYMQRRLINALEALYIDYDGTVRTADEGRIIQFAYGEDGVDPAKSDHGKAVTVSNIVNSVLASAYSGKPASQEYIEQKLQQASDKLNKKIIEELRAELRKTNPPAEAVDKIVEEVVSKYNASLAEPGDAVGVVTAQSIGEPGTQLTLRTFHFAGVGEQSILKGLPRLIEIVDARRTPTTPIMYIPLTPEYASNLAKARKLAKQIQHTTLGDLISEVLVNYKRGTLEVQLDAKSLEEHGVTKRDIEKALKGVGAEYDEEKRVISVKLDEEGLMDIARVRERISSIKVKGIRRIKKATVFKEKDEYVIRTEGSNLREVMEVPGVDWRRIKTNDIYEIAEVFGIEAARNAIVEEAKAVLEDQGLDVDIRHLLLLADMMTVSGSVKQIGRHGVVKLKSSVLARAAYEISVQTLLEAAARGEVDSLKGNVERILIGREIQVGTGMVTLLMSHEKGE, from the coding sequence ATGAGCACCGCAGCGTCTGTAGCAGGGATAAGGTTCGGCATTCTGTCGCCCGACCTGATAAGAAAGATGAGCGTGGCCGAGATTATCAGCCCCGACACCTACGACGAAGACGGCTTACCCATCCCCACAAGCGTCATGGACCCGAGGCTTGGAACCCTCGAGCCAGGGCAAAGATGCAAAACCTGTGGAAACACCTATCTCGGCTGCCCAGGCCATTTTGGACGCATAGAGCTTCCCGTGCCAGTTATACACGTCGGCTTCGCAAAAACCATCTACGAGCTGCTCAAATCCACATGCCGCTCCTGCGGACGGATACTGCTTCCCGAGGATGACTGCAAGAAATATCATGCGGAGTTGGAGAGGCTGCGTGCCAACAACCTGCCATTCAAGAACCTTATTTACAAAATAAAGCAGAAGGCTATGAACACACAGGTATGTCCTCACTGCGGCGAGAAACAGCTCAAGCTGGAGCTTGAGAAGCCCACGTCTTTCTCCGAGATGTCTGAAAGCGGGTCGACGAAGCTGAACCCGAGCACGGTTAGAGCAAGGCTCGAAAGAATACCTGATGCTGACCTTGTCCTTCTCGACATCAACCCGCAGACCTCGAGGCCTGAGTGGATGGTGTTAACGGTGCTGCCGGTTCCACCTGTCTATGTGAGGCCAAGCATAACCCTCGAATCAGGCTATCGGTCCGAGGACGACCTCACACACAAGCTTGTAGACATCCTCAGAGTTACGCAACGGCTGCGGGAAAACATCCGCGCCGGCTCGCCTTCACCAGTCATAGAGGAGCTTTCAGACCTTCTTCAATACCATGTTACAACCTATTTCAACAACGAGGCTGTTGGAGTGGTTCCCGCCAAGCATAGGTCTGGCAGAATTCTGAAGACGTTGGCGCAGCGTCTCAAGGGGAAGGAGGGAAGGTTCAGGCTCAACCTCTCCGGTAAACGTGTAGACTTTTCGGCGCGCACAGTTATCTCGCCCGACCCCAACATCCGCATCAACGAGGTGGGTGTTCCTCTGGAGATTGCCATGCAGCTCACGGTCGCCGAGAGAGTGACCCCCTGGAACCTTGAGAAGATGAGGACGCTTGTCCGCAACGGCTCCGACAAATATCCCGGGGCAAGATACATCATAAGGCCTGACGGTAAACGGGTTAGGCTCAAGTTTGTCGCAAACCTTGAAGAGCTGGCTACAGCCCTCGAGCCCGGCTATGTCGTGGAAAGACATCTGCAGGATGGTGACATAGTTCTGTTCAACCGACAACCATCTCTGCACAGGATGTCCATCATGGCACATTATGTCCGCGTTCTCCCATACAAGACGCTCCGCCTCAACCCCGCTGTCTGCACCCCATACAACGCTGACTTCGACGGCGACGAGATGAACCTCCACGTGCCGCAGAGCGAAGAGGCACAGACAGAAGCCCGTGAACTACTTGTCGTCGAAAACAACATAATCTCACCAAGATACGGGGCGCCGATCATCGGCGTAATCAGAGACTTCCTCACCTCACTCTACCTTTTAACACGCGACGAAACCAAGCTGACAAAATCAGAGTTAGCCATGTTGCTGGCGGCTATAAAATACAGGGGCCCAATTCCGCCGCCCGCTGTCAAAGACCCCGAGCCTATGTGGACAGGCAAACAGGTCTTCAGCCTACTGTTACCCAAAGACTTCAACCACGTCACAAAATCCTCCTTCACAAACACAGAGGTTGTGGTCAAAAACGGGCAACTCATCTCCGGTGTAATTGACAAGGGCTCTGTAGGCGTCGAGAAAGCAAACAGCATACTTCACAGGCTCGCCCGCGACTACGGCTCCGATGTGGCCCGCCAGTTTCTCGACAACGTGGTGAGGCTGGCAAACACTTTCATCGAGTTGAAAGGCTTCTCCTTCGCCGTCGACGACCTCTACGTGCCTGACCAGATTCACAGCGACATACAGCAGATATTCAAGAAATCTGAAACAGAGTTCTCCAAGCTCCTTGCACAGTATCAGACGGGCGAAGTGGAGATTCCGCCGGGAATGACGGCTGAACAGGCCTTTGAGGCGGATGTCCTCAAGATTCTGAGCGAGGCGAGGGATTCGGCTGGGAAACTCATCAGGGCCAGGGTGTCGCAGAATAGCTCGGCCTTCATCATGGCTAAGACGGGTGCGAGAGGCACTATGCTTAACCTTGACCAGATGATAGCTGTCGTGGGTCAGCAGTCTGTCAGAAGAGAACGTGTCCACAGAGGCTACCGCAAACGTGTGCTCAGCTTCTTCAAGCAGGATGACCTTTCTCCAAGGGCGCGGGGATTTGTCTACAACTCATTCGTCTCAGGCCTTGACCCGCTTGAGTTCTTTTTCCACGCCGTAGGTGGACGAGACGGGCTTGTCGACACCGCTGTTAGGACGCAGCAGAGCGGATACATGCAGCGCCGACTCATAAACGCCTTGGAGGCACTCTACATAGACTACGACGGCACGGTGAGGACAGCGGACGAGGGAAGAATTATACAGTTCGCCTACGGGGAGGATGGTGTCGACCCAGCTAAGTCAGACCATGGAAAAGCCGTGACCGTCTCCAACATAGTCAACTCCGTTCTCGCCTCGGCATACTCCGGAAAACCCGCCTCCCAAGAATACATCGAGCAAAAGCTGCAACAGGCCAGCGACAAGCTCAACAAGAAAATCATAGAAGAGCTTCGCGCCGAGCTAAGGAAAACAAATCCGCCCGCAGAAGCGGTTGACAAAATAGTGGAGGAAGTCGTCTCAAAGTATAACGCCTCGCTTGCAGAGCCTGGGGATGCTGTCGGCGTGGTTACTGCACAGTCTATAGGGGAGCCTGGAACTCAGTTGACGCTGCGAACCTTCCACTTCGCTGGAGTCGGTGAGCAGAGCATTCTCAAGGGGCTGCCTCGTCTCATCGAGATTGTTGACGCACGTCGGACACCGACTACACCAATCATGTACATACCTTTGACACCCGAGTACGCGTCTAACCTCGCCAAGGCGAGAAAGCTCGCCAAGCAGATACAGCACACAACCCTCGGCGACTTGATTTCCGAGGTTCTTGTCAACTATAAGCGGGGGACGCTGGAGGTTCAGCTCGACGCCAAAAGCCTCGAAGAACATGGTGTGACAAAGAGAGACATCGAGAAAGCGTTGAAAGGCGTTGGAGCGGAGTATGATGAGGAGAAGCGTGTTATATCGGTTAAGCTTGATGAAGAAGGTTTGATGGACATAGCAAGAGTTAGGGAGAGAATTTCATCCATCAAGGTGAAGGGAATACGACGCATCAAGAAGGCAACAGTCTTCAAGGAAAAGGATGAATACGTCATCAGAACAGAGGGCTCCAACCTAAGAGAGGTCATGGAGGTGCCTGGCGTGGACTGGAGAAGAATAAAGACCAACGACATCTACGAAATAGCTGAAGTCTTCGGCATCGAAGCCGCCCGCAACGCCATAGTAGAGGAGGCAAAGGCCGTTCTCGAGGACCAGGGCCTCGACGTCGACATCAGACATCTTCTTCTCTTGGCCGACATGATGACCGTCAGCGGGAGCGTCAAGCAGATAGGTAGACACGGTGTTGTGAAGCTGAAGAGCAGCGTGTTGGCGAGGGCAGCCTATGAGATTAGTGTCCAGACCCTGTTGGAAGCGGCTGCGCGGGGAGAGGTCGACAGCCTGAAGGGAAACGTTGAGAGAATTCTTATTGGACGCGAGATACAGGTTGGAACAGGCATGGTGACGCTGTTGATGAGCCACGAGAAAGGTGAGTAG
- a CDS encoding large subunit ribosomal protein L30e: protein MDLRQSLQVIARTGSLAVGFRETMRKVMERKAVAVVASAHSNPQLLAKLRVVAKAFDVPVVVTELTPSELGLALRKPFSTSFIAVVDAGSSDILDHVRSETAWAKE from the coding sequence ATGGATTTGCGACAGTCGCTGCAGGTAATCGCGCGGACGGGTTCTCTCGCCGTCGGCTTCCGCGAAACGATGCGCAAAGTAATGGAGAGAAAGGCGGTCGCGGTAGTGGCATCAGCGCACTCAAACCCCCAGCTCCTCGCAAAACTACGGGTCGTCGCAAAGGCCTTTGATGTGCCGGTTGTTGTTACAGAGCTGACGCCCTCGGAGCTGGGCCTCGCCCTGCGGAAACCTTTCTCAACCTCTTTCATAGCAGTCGTCGACGCCGGCAGCTCAGACATCCTCGACCACGTGCGGAGTGAAACCGCTTGGGCGAAGGAGTAA
- a CDS encoding N utilization substance protein A produces the protein MGEGVKLTEKEIKYIQMFEAVTGAAVVDCVDDEDIITFVVRQGDLKKALMGHGAKIKELVRIFRKRIKVVEYSTDASVFIKNLLYPAEVIEPVRVAEKPDGKKIMVVNVNPRDKGVAIGKDGKNINLARLLVKRHFNIEHVTIQ, from the coding sequence TTGGGCGAAGGAGTAAAACTCACAGAGAAAGAAATCAAATACATTCAAATGTTTGAAGCCGTAACCGGCGCGGCCGTTGTCGACTGCGTCGACGACGAAGACATCATAACTTTTGTGGTTAGGCAGGGGGATTTGAAAAAAGCGTTGATGGGGCACGGCGCCAAGATAAAGGAGCTAGTCCGCATTTTCAGGAAACGCATCAAAGTCGTCGAATATTCCACAGATGCCTCGGTTTTCATAAAGAACCTGCTCTACCCGGCGGAGGTCATCGAACCTGTTAGAGTGGCTGAGAAACCCGACGGCAAAAAAATCATGGTGGTGAACGTCAACCCACGAGACAAAGGAGTGGCCATCGGAAAAGACGGAAAAAACATCAACCTCGCCCGCCTCCTCGTCAAACGACACTTCAACATAGAACACGTAACAATCCAGTAA
- a CDS encoding peptidylprolyl isomerase → MMCCLCLNKTVEVLNGMAEEKASEAQQLVVEPSSYVLVDYTIRVKETGELVDTTVEEEAVKAGVRDASKVYEPRLVIVGKGFLLKAIEDEMVGLKPSEKKSFEIAPEKAFGQRDPANVKTIPLKRFKDSDTPPRVGAVVNVDGRQGVIRAVGSGRVQVDFNHYLAGKTLVCDLEIKSILTDDLEKVKNLIHMHFPDVSVEKFEVSLSPPLLRVKIPEEAFLAPGIQLAKRALAKEFKEAVKGLEKVVFEEEYSG, encoded by the coding sequence GTGATGTGCTGCTTGTGTTTAAATAAAACGGTTGAGGTGTTGAATGGGATGGCGGAGGAAAAGGCTTCAGAGGCTCAGCAGCTGGTCGTCGAACCCAGCTCCTATGTCTTGGTTGATTACACCATCAGGGTTAAGGAGACGGGCGAGCTTGTGGACACGACTGTCGAGGAGGAGGCGGTGAAAGCAGGTGTCCGAGACGCTTCGAAGGTCTATGAGCCAAGGCTGGTGATTGTGGGGAAGGGATTTCTGCTCAAAGCCATCGAAGACGAGATGGTTGGCTTGAAGCCCTCGGAGAAGAAGTCGTTCGAGATTGCGCCCGAGAAAGCCTTTGGACAAAGAGACCCCGCGAACGTGAAGACTATTCCTTTGAAGAGGTTTAAGGATTCTGACACGCCGCCGAGAGTCGGTGCGGTGGTTAACGTGGATGGTAGGCAGGGCGTAATCAGGGCTGTTGGCTCAGGCCGTGTCCAAGTGGACTTTAACCACTATCTCGCGGGAAAAACACTTGTCTGCGACCTCGAGATAAAGTCGATTCTAACCGACGACCTCGAAAAGGTCAAAAACCTGATACATATGCATTTTCCCGACGTTTCCGTGGAGAAGTTTGAGGTGAGCCTCTCGCCACCTCTCCTGCGCGTCAAAATCCCTGAAGAGGCTTTCCTCGCACCCGGTATTCAGCTGGCTAAACGGGCGTTGGCCAAGGAGTTTAAGGAGGCTGTGAAAGGCCTCGAGAAAGTCGTCTTCGAAGAAGAATATAGCGGATAA
- a CDS encoding proteasome beta subunit: MYPVDKPKALTTGTTTVGMVVKDAVVVATDTRVTSGFFVAHRRGKKVLPLAPHVAITIAGRVADAQTLIDLIKANINYYQIMRGQVMSLPAVARLTSSLMFSSRYFPFYAQLILAGVDNEGPHLYNLDPFGSVTEEKLIATGSGSPVAYGVLEPNYREDMDFNSAVELAFQAVSAAIRRDAGSGDSVDVAYVLKDKGYGELSLDEKAPLYRKYFNYLPIT, translated from the coding sequence TTGTATCCGGTTGATAAGCCTAAGGCCTTGACGACTGGAACAACCACCGTCGGCATGGTGGTGAAGGATGCTGTAGTGGTGGCCACAGACACCCGTGTAACATCGGGTTTCTTCGTAGCCCATAGAAGAGGCAAGAAAGTTCTTCCCCTCGCCCCGCATGTGGCCATCACCATCGCTGGCCGCGTGGCCGACGCCCAAACCCTCATCGACCTGATCAAAGCAAACATTAACTACTACCAGATTATGCGGGGGCAGGTCATGTCGCTTCCCGCTGTCGCGCGTCTAACCTCAAGCCTCATGTTCAGCTCACGCTACTTCCCCTTCTATGCACAGCTCATCCTCGCAGGCGTCGACAACGAGGGGCCGCATCTCTACAACCTCGACCCCTTCGGCTCAGTCACCGAGGAAAAGCTCATCGCCACGGGCTCAGGCAGCCCCGTAGCCTACGGCGTCCTCGAGCCAAACTACCGCGAAGACATGGACTTCAACTCAGCTGTTGAGCTGGCGTTTCAGGCTGTTTCGGCGGCGATAAGACGTGATGCGGGAAGCGGGGACAGCGTTGATGTTGCCTATGTTTTGAAGGATAAGGGTTATGGGGAGCTTTCACTCGACGAGAAAGCACCCCTCTACAGGAAATACTTCAACTATCTTCCAATAACATAG